The following proteins come from a genomic window of Lysobacterales bacterium:
- a CDS encoding response regulator yields the protein MTRILLVDDEPNILSSLRRVINAMPWSAVGETPTVDTFNSPVAALERANEMAFDLVISDYRMPEMDGVSFLERLVQIQPSVARIILSGYADLQALVDAINKVQIFRFVSKPWNDFELTTSIVQAIEQRRLIVENQRLADQLRVKQGQLSRHELELRRLESEYPGLTRIKRGSDGSIDLGIDFDQA from the coding sequence GTGACCAGAATTCTTCTCGTTGACGATGAGCCGAACATTCTCAGCAGCCTGCGTCGTGTCATCAATGCCATGCCGTGGTCCGCAGTTGGCGAAACGCCGACCGTCGACACGTTCAATTCACCCGTGGCCGCGCTCGAGCGCGCAAACGAAATGGCATTCGACCTGGTGATTTCGGACTACCGCATGCCGGAGATGGACGGCGTCAGCTTCCTCGAACGCCTCGTGCAGATTCAGCCCAGCGTCGCGAGGATCATCCTCAGCGGCTACGCCGATCTGCAGGCGCTGGTGGATGCGATCAACAAGGTCCAGATCTTCCGGTTCGTGTCGAAACCGTGGAACGACTTCGAACTGACCACGTCGATCGTCCAGGCCATCGAACAACGTCGCCTGATTGTCGAAAACCAGCGACTCGCCGATCAGTTGCGCGTGAAGCAAGGTCAGTTGAGCCGGCATGAACTCGAATTGCGTCGCCTCGAATCCGAATATCCCGGACTGACGCGGATCAAGCGCGGCTCGGACGGATCGATCGATCTCGGCATCGATTTCGACCAGGCCTGA
- a CDS encoding cytochrome c, producing the protein MRLSFSLLFALSMIAATASAEAPGPKPEQVIAYRQSLFKTIVWNFLPMGAMVKGNKPWDNSEFKRRSIAVAFAAVQLDEAFAAGSDKGAVTDALPAIWQQPEDFAAKLKAFQRTSNALRLAAAGGDQDRIKAAFGDVRQACGACHEKYRAE; encoded by the coding sequence ATGCGCTTATCGTTTTCGCTGCTGTTCGCCCTCTCGATGATCGCCGCGACCGCTTCCGCCGAGGCGCCGGGGCCGAAGCCGGAACAGGTCATCGCTTATCGCCAGTCGCTGTTCAAGACGATCGTCTGGAACTTCCTGCCGATGGGCGCGATGGTGAAGGGCAACAAGCCCTGGGACAACTCGGAATTCAAGCGTCGCTCGATCGCCGTCGCCTTCGCCGCCGTGCAGCTGGACGAGGCTTTCGCGGCCGGTTCGGACAAGGGCGCGGTCACCGATGCGTTGCCGGCGATCTGGCAGCAGCCGGAAGACTTCGCGGCCAAGCTCAAGGCCTTTCAACGGACCTCGAACGCACTGCGTCTCGCGGCTGCTGGTGGTGATCAGGACAGGATCAAGGCCGCATTCGGCGACGTGCGCCAGGCCTGTGGCGCCTGCCACGAGAAGTATCGCGCCGAGTAG
- a CDS encoding PAS domain S-box protein produces MGMNPDRPQHVSRSGSATPFDRWRLASAVIGALLLPVFALALFRAIGSASASMPAVGALLAASTMLSLGFPRPAWAGFVRITLAVALLQWLVIAAVAGAIPVASTAGIATLAACTIIAALALGPELGAKPNAFAILAVAAAAGTSLLVGIGWWSGTAVIVQAATAFVPMQFNTALTMFCLAVSFWLSLHRHRRSGMILLIPVFVFTLATLLEEFAGATLDVGRWLMPHPIVAEHVQPGRMAPNTAIGALLIAFGIVVLPLDRKQHLSRAAMTWLCGFAASVIASFVLTGYLLELPMMRSWGSTTPMALLTAVSLLLLGLALATLRLESAPRARGSMPWTPVLMGLAGAMLVLTVWLSAHKSTELDARQELARLLDIAVETSAERAVERANTIRRAARRAANASSAEERLRIFQNDARGYLDDFPTLRSMALVGPDGRVVDVQSRSPELGECLSRLAEGIAKGAAAAIVACGNDGMLLSSSLAGDGTHRHGVAGLFELTPILNQQIAILDRAIPVRIELGDQTLLSRGLADGQPITRPILLDHSLTAQIEAHVHGSAGDSQGILSAFLLIGTVACALLAVSIRLAALARERAETAERRQSELEDQSEAMLRLQTNLLRAQEIAGLGHWAYEPARDRLEWSDALNHVFDLTAVQLPTSIGDIAALIHPDDRERWQSAHEAALAGERDLELDFRHTGQDGRIRHLHERARLLRRPDGSAWLLAATVQDISDRERMTQAMVQSEERFRLIARATADALWDWDIDARSVWYSDGMDKLFGIPGGYHGSDITSWSERVHPGDRQRVVASIDAAVTGVIDAWESEYRYLGRDGRCLHVHDRGFVLRDASGRAVRMVGGMSDVTAQREMQQRQERINRALRLLSACSDAVFAADDESWLLNEVCRRALADGRYELAWIGFALDDLSQTIRPMAVQGRAQALVLDATAEFQWSGADHGALGAPGRAIHGAVPVVVRDLAQGGDDWSTRALASGLYSAICLPLQNRERVFGVLVLYGSEPIVSAPPELSILQDLADNLSRGIAALRLNQEQDRLHQAIAQVAASAYEAHDDAFFGNLLDKLVHALEARGALLFRYLDARDESVSLIAGTCDGVSLPAATYVQSTLPFYDLRGQPQFACIWPEHDTRSSSVFSGGVGLMLYGLRLDDSDGRPVGALCLLHDHLRANRFMWTTMRVFAARTAAEMKRVEHEKFIREQSMLLDQAIEAIFVCDLQGRVRYWNEGATRLFGRSSRDMIGKPLAEIAEIGTGQVDQVLLELQAKTDLREEIRLHAADGDIVNIEAHWSLARTGPESEPALLCIAIDVSERQRMLDRLQDHESRLSAIFDTAAEGIITIDDRGRIESMNPHALAIFGYGLDELVGQNVAQLMPEPLASEHDMFIARYLETGKMALPSTGRELIGRRRDGSLFPVELSVRDVKLASGRLFTGFIRDITARRQAEAAMQALLQDLDAQNQGLQEFVYVASHDLQEPLRKIRVFTDRVLQSQGDQLNDQSRDFLGRAIAAAQRMQTLINDLLSYSQVTSKAAVFATVDLAGVIAAVTDDLALRLDSSSGKVVVGPLPTIEGDPTQLRQLFQNLIGNSLKYRAPNRAPVVRIDASETRLLGQPAWCIRVEDNGIGFDMRHANKIFAPFQRLHARDEFEGSGIGLAIVKRIVNRHGGLVFAEGQPGVGSVFKITLPSNPRARPGGPQARQRSIAMEHNDEPTSEDATPDPDRRR; encoded by the coding sequence ATGGGAATGAATCCGGATCGTCCGCAGCACGTCAGTCGAAGCGGGAGCGCCACGCCGTTCGATCGCTGGCGGCTGGCGTCCGCGGTGATTGGTGCGCTGCTGCTACCGGTATTCGCGCTGGCGCTCTTCCGAGCCATCGGTTCCGCCTCGGCATCGATGCCGGCCGTAGGCGCCTTGCTTGCAGCATCAACCATGCTCTCGCTCGGATTTCCACGGCCCGCATGGGCAGGTTTCGTGCGGATCACGCTGGCCGTGGCGCTGCTGCAATGGCTGGTGATTGCCGCGGTCGCAGGGGCCATACCTGTCGCGTCGACGGCCGGCATCGCGACACTGGCGGCTTGCACGATCATCGCGGCACTGGCCCTTGGACCCGAACTCGGCGCGAAGCCGAACGCGTTCGCGATTCTGGCTGTTGCGGCAGCGGCCGGAACCTCGCTGCTGGTCGGCATCGGCTGGTGGAGCGGAACCGCTGTCATCGTTCAGGCGGCGACGGCCTTTGTGCCCATGCAGTTCAACACCGCGCTGACGATGTTCTGCCTCGCCGTTTCGTTCTGGTTGTCGCTGCATCGGCATCGAAGATCCGGGATGATCTTGCTGATTCCGGTGTTCGTCTTCACATTGGCGACGCTGCTGGAAGAATTCGCGGGCGCGACACTGGATGTCGGTCGCTGGCTGATGCCGCATCCAATCGTGGCCGAGCACGTGCAGCCCGGCCGAATGGCACCGAACACCGCCATCGGCGCGCTGCTGATCGCGTTCGGCATCGTCGTGTTGCCGCTCGACCGCAAGCAGCATCTGTCACGAGCGGCCATGACCTGGCTGTGCGGCTTCGCCGCGAGCGTCATCGCGTCCTTTGTGCTGACCGGCTATTTGCTGGAACTGCCGATGATGCGGTCATGGGGAAGCACCACCCCGATGGCACTGCTGACGGCCGTGAGTTTGCTCTTGCTGGGTCTGGCGCTCGCGACCCTGCGACTGGAGAGCGCCCCGCGAGCACGCGGCTCGATGCCGTGGACCCCGGTGCTGATGGGGCTTGCCGGCGCGATGCTGGTGCTCACCGTCTGGCTGTCCGCGCACAAGAGCACCGAGCTGGATGCCAGGCAGGAACTGGCACGGCTGCTCGATATCGCGGTCGAAACGTCCGCAGAACGTGCCGTCGAGCGCGCGAACACGATCCGGCGCGCAGCGCGACGAGCGGCGAATGCAAGTTCGGCCGAGGAGCGACTGCGCATCTTCCAGAATGACGCCCGTGGCTACCTGGATGACTTTCCAACGCTGCGATCCATGGCCTTGGTCGGCCCGGACGGGCGCGTCGTCGACGTGCAGTCGCGCTCGCCGGAACTCGGCGAGTGTCTGAGTCGCCTGGCCGAGGGCATCGCGAAGGGTGCAGCCGCAGCGATCGTGGCCTGTGGCAACGACGGCATGCTGCTTTCCTCAAGCCTCGCCGGCGACGGCACGCATCGGCATGGTGTCGCCGGTTTGTTCGAGTTGACGCCGATTCTCAACCAGCAGATCGCTATCCTGGATCGAGCGATCCCGGTGCGAATCGAGCTGGGCGATCAGACGTTGCTGTCGCGCGGCCTCGCGGATGGCCAACCGATCACGCGCCCGATCTTGCTCGATCACTCGTTGACGGCCCAGATCGAAGCCCACGTCCATGGCAGCGCTGGTGACTCTCAGGGCATCCTGAGCGCCTTCCTGCTGATCGGCACCGTGGCATGCGCATTACTTGCCGTGAGCATTCGGCTAGCCGCACTGGCGCGCGAGCGCGCCGAAACGGCCGAACGTCGACAGTCCGAACTCGAGGATCAATCCGAGGCGATGCTGCGCCTTCAAACCAACCTGCTTCGCGCCCAGGAGATCGCCGGACTCGGCCATTGGGCCTACGAACCCGCGCGTGATCGACTGGAGTGGTCGGATGCCCTGAACCACGTGTTCGACCTGACCGCGGTACAGCTGCCGACATCGATCGGCGACATTGCGGCGCTGATTCATCCCGATGATCGAGAACGCTGGCAGTCGGCGCACGAGGCTGCACTCGCGGGCGAGCGCGATCTCGAACTCGATTTCCGCCACACCGGGCAGGACGGCAGGATCCGCCACCTGCACGAACGCGCGCGCCTGCTGCGGCGTCCCGACGGCAGCGCCTGGCTGCTTGCGGCCACCGTCCAGGATATTTCCGATCGCGAACGCATGACCCAGGCCATGGTGCAGAGCGAGGAGCGCTTCCGCCTGATCGCGCGCGCGACCGCCGACGCGCTGTGGGACTGGGACATCGACGCCCGCTCGGTCTGGTACAGCGACGGCATGGACAAGCTGTTCGGCATTCCCGGCGGTTACCACGGCAGCGACATCACCAGCTGGTCGGAGCGGGTGCATCCAGGCGACCGTCAACGCGTCGTCGCCAGCATCGACGCGGCCGTGACCGGCGTCATCGATGCATGGGAAAGCGAATACCGCTATCTCGGCCGCGACGGCCGCTGCCTGCATGTCCATGATCGCGGCTTTGTCCTGCGCGATGCCTCGGGTCGGGCGGTCCGCATGGTCGGCGGCATGTCCGACGTGACCGCGCAGCGCGAGATGCAACAGCGACAGGAACGCATCAACCGCGCATTGCGCCTGCTGTCGGCCTGCAGCGATGCCGTGTTTGCCGCCGACGACGAATCCTGGCTGCTGAACGAGGTATGCCGGCGGGCGCTGGCCGATGGCCGCTACGAACTGGCCTGGATCGGCTTCGCGCTGGACGACCTGTCGCAGACGATCCGCCCGATGGCCGTGCAGGGTCGCGCCCAGGCGCTGGTACTCGACGCGACGGCCGAGTTCCAGTGGTCCGGCGCCGATCATGGCGCGCTGGGTGCGCCGGGGCGTGCCATCCATGGCGCCGTTCCGGTCGTCGTCCGGGACCTGGCGCAGGGCGGTGACGACTGGTCGACCCGCGCCCTGGCCAGCGGCCTGTATTCGGCCATCTGTCTGCCGCTGCAGAATCGCGAGCGCGTGTTTGGCGTGCTCGTCTTGTACGGCAGCGAGCCGATCGTGTCGGCACCGCCGGAACTCTCGATCCTGCAGGATCTCGCCGACAACCTGTCGCGCGGCATTGCCGCACTGCGCCTGAATCAGGAACAGGATCGCCTGCATCAGGCCATCGCACAGGTCGCAGCGTCGGCCTACGAGGCACATGACGATGCGTTCTTCGGCAACCTGCTCGACAAACTCGTGCATGCGCTGGAGGCGCGTGGCGCGCTGCTGTTCCGCTATCTCGATGCGCGCGACGAGAGCGTGTCGCTGATCGCCGGAACGTGCGACGGCGTGTCGTTGCCTGCCGCCACCTACGTCCAGAGCACGCTGCCGTTCTACGATTTGCGCGGACAGCCGCAGTTCGCCTGCATCTGGCCCGAACACGACACGCGATCATCCAGCGTGTTTTCGGGCGGCGTCGGATTGATGCTCTACGGCTTGCGCCTCGATGACAGCGACGGTCGTCCGGTCGGCGCCCTGTGCCTCTTGCATGACCATCTGCGCGCCAACCGCTTCATGTGGACGACGATGCGCGTCTTCGCCGCACGCACGGCGGCGGAGATGAAACGCGTCGAGCACGAAAAGTTCATCCGCGAACAGTCGATGCTGCTCGATCAGGCGATCGAAGCCATCTTCGTCTGCGACCTGCAGGGTCGGGTGCGCTACTGGAACGAGGGCGCGACACGACTGTTCGGCCGATCCAGCCGCGACATGATCGGAAAGCCGCTCGCGGAGATCGCCGAAATCGGCACCGGGCAAGTCGACCAGGTCCTGCTCGAACTCCAGGCGAAAACGGATCTGCGCGAGGAAATCCGGCTGCACGCCGCAGACGGAGACATCGTGAATATCGAGGCCCACTGGAGCCTGGCGCGGACCGGACCCGAGAGCGAGCCCGCCCTACTGTGCATCGCCATCGACGTGTCCGAGCGACAACGCATGCTGGACCGACTCCAGGACCACGAGTCCCGGCTCAGCGCGATTTTCGATACTGCCGCGGAGGGCATCATCACCATCGACGACCGGGGCCGCATCGAATCGATGAACCCGCATGCCCTGGCGATCTTCGGCTACGGTCTCGACGAACTGGTCGGCCAGAACGTCGCTCAGCTGATGCCGGAACCGCTGGCCAGCGAACACGACATGTTCATCGCACGCTACCTCGAGACCGGCAAGATGGCGCTGCCCAGCACCGGTCGCGAATTGATCGGTCGCCGACGCGACGGCAGCCTGTTTCCGGTCGAATTGTCGGTGCGCGACGTCAAGCTGGCCTCCGGCCGCCTGTTCACGGGATTCATCCGCGACATCACCGCTCGTCGCCAGGCAGAAGCGGCGATGCAGGCCCTGCTGCAGGATCTGGATGCGCAAAACCAGGGCTTGCAGGAGTTCGTCTACGTCGCCTCGCACGATCTGCAGGAGCCGCTGCGCAAGATCCGGGTGTTCACGGATCGCGTCCTGCAATCCCAGGGCGATCAGTTGAACGACCAGAGCCGGGACTTCCTCGGCCGCGCGATTGCTGCGGCGCAGCGCATGCAGACCCTGATCAATGACCTGCTCTCGTATTCCCAAGTCACCTCGAAGGCCGCGGTGTTTGCGACGGTCGACCTCGCGGGCGTGATCGCCGCCGTGACCGACGACCTGGCGTTGCGGCTCGACAGCAGCAGCGGCAAGGTGGTGGTCGGACCATTGCCCACGATCGAGGGCGATCCGACCCAGTTGCGGCAGCTATTCCAGAACTTGATCGGCAATTCGCTGAAATACCGTGCGCCGAATCGTGCTCCGGTGGTCCGCATCGATGCCTCGGAAACCCGCCTCCTGGGACAGCCGGCCTGGTGCATCCGCGTCGAAGACAACGGCATCGGCTTCGACATGCGCCACGCGAACAAGATCTTCGCACCCTTCCAGCGCCTCCACGCCCGAGACGAATTCGAGGGCTCCGGCATCGGCCTGGCGATAGTGAAACGAATTGTGAACCGCCACGGCGGTTTGGTGTTCGCCGAGGGGCAACCGGGTGTAGGTTCAGTGTTCAAAATCACTTTGCCGTCCAATCCACGTGCCAGACCGGGGGGTCCACAGGCGCGCCAGCGATCCATCGCGATGGAGCACAACGATGAACCTACTTCCGAAGACGCGACTCCCGATCCTGATCGCCGAAGATGA
- a CDS encoding response regulator, whose amino-acid sequence MAEDDPDDRALIDEAFSAAAVMNPRYFVKDGEDVMQYLKREGEFASVGRHPFPALLMLDLNMPRKNGREALREIRADPAFRQLPVVVISTSRHPDDVEHVYREGANAFICKPTSHADFVELVRILNLHWFDIAELPEV is encoded by the coding sequence ATCGCCGAAGATGATCCGGACGACCGGGCCCTCATCGACGAAGCGTTCTCTGCCGCAGCGGTGATGAACCCCCGCTATTTCGTCAAGGATGGCGAAGACGTGATGCAGTATCTGAAGCGCGAGGGCGAGTTTGCCAGCGTTGGCCGCCATCCGTTTCCGGCGCTGCTGATGCTCGACCTGAACATGCCCCGCAAGAACGGCCGGGAAGCGCTCCGCGAGATCCGGGCCGACCCCGCGTTTCGTCAACTGCCGGTGGTCGTCATCAGCACCAGCCGTCACCCGGACGATGTCGAGCACGTGTACCGCGAGGGGGCCAATGCCTTCATCTGCAAGCCGACCAGTCACGCCGATTTCGTCGAATTGGTCCGCATCCTGAACCTGCACTGGTTCGATATCGCGGAACTGCCCGAGGTCTAG
- a CDS encoding dienelactone hydrolase family protein produces MRHTLYAACLFAGSTIVAHAEIQTRTLSYEVDGTPIESVLVYDDAGPAQRPALVMVPNWMGVNASQVEKAKAIAGKDYVILVADVYGTATRPADADEAGKAAGAMYADRAALRARVNAALDQLANAKDAPVDRAKLGAIGFCFGGASALELVRSGADIAGVVSFHGNLATDLPAKPGEVKAKVLALNGADDSYVPADQINAFTKEMQAAGIDWQFVNLGGAVHCFAEPDANSGPGCLYNERAAKRAFRMMHDFFDEAFETRQN; encoded by the coding sequence ATGCGCCACACCCTGTATGCCGCCTGCCTGTTCGCAGGCTCGACCATCGTCGCGCACGCCGAAATCCAGACCCGCACGTTGTCCTACGAGGTCGACGGCACCCCGATCGAAAGCGTTCTGGTGTATGACGATGCCGGCCCGGCCCAGCGACCGGCCCTGGTGATGGTGCCGAACTGGATGGGCGTGAACGCCAGTCAGGTCGAGAAGGCCAAGGCCATCGCCGGCAAGGACTACGTCATCCTGGTCGCCGATGTGTACGGCACCGCCACGCGTCCAGCCGATGCCGACGAAGCCGGCAAGGCGGCCGGTGCGATGTATGCCGACCGAGCGGCGTTGCGCGCACGCGTGAACGCGGCGTTGGACCAGTTGGCGAACGCGAAGGACGCACCGGTCGACCGCGCGAAACTCGGCGCGATCGGATTCTGTTTTGGCGGCGCGAGCGCACTCGAACTCGTGCGCAGCGGCGCCGACATTGCCGGCGTGGTCAGCTTCCACGGCAACCTGGCGACCGATCTGCCGGCGAAACCCGGCGAGGTGAAAGCCAAGGTGCTGGCCTTGAACGGCGCCGACGACAGTTACGTCCCGGCCGACCAGATCAACGCCTTCACCAAGGAAATGCAGGCCGCCGGCATCGACTGGCAGTTCGTGAACCTCGGCGGCGCGGTGCACTGCTTCGCCGAGCCGGATGCGAATTCAGGTCCCGGCTGCCTGTACAACGAACGTGCCGCGAAGCGCGCCTTTCGCATGATGCACGACTTCTTCGACGAGGCCTTCGAAACCCGCCAGAACTGA
- a CDS encoding EAL domain-containing protein, whose translation MDERNGTIRLLLVDDDLEDVMIVRDMLANHPDGMRMRIDAVSDEASANAALDSHAHDVVLLDYQLAGSDGLDLMVGRAQDPSRPPFIVLTGHGNAEIDERCLAAGAADYLTKNTLTADGLVRSIRYSVERHRLAKLAARREDEYRQLFELSPMPMWVYRTESLAIIDVNDAALRQYGYSHEEFLRLSLTDLRHDGERARFLAFHEQHIDQVEPHFHAGIWNHRRKDGSELLVDIVRRDIEVDGEAHRLVVAVDVTTRLKAEAAIRESYDTANSLLLNLAESLFVLDGNDRIQFTNPSAAALLDTGGDALVGTLPPEVLRRANHEPVEYTNPAGELHLLDVHERDIVWHGAPGRVITALDITERRASQQQMNLLRRAMEASTDGVVLVDARAHDQPLVYVNSAFERITGYRADEVLGRNCRLLQGDQRDQPELDVLRHALQEGSRCEVVIRNQRKDGRLFFNRLNVSPVVDDQSRITHFIGIQTDITEQRRSDDMRRYLETHDALTGLMHYAGAQDRFELKLAAAKAAGHRLLVLFIDIDAFHTINDAMEFAAGDAALKAFSVRLRGLLGADALITRYAGDKFVVGLESARDDVPSVEVALDICRQLALPLLLEGVGELHLTASAGISASTEDTQQAAELTRQAEFAMHHAKQRGRNTATAFDHDLQENLEDRVRLGWLMREAFARGEFLLHYQPQVNAHDGQIVGVEALARWNSKELGLLMPKRFIHIAEANGMILPLGQALLRSACEQLRRWTNEGFSGLVVSVNVSPVQLLRHGFIDEVLAIVRETGIEAEGLELELTESVLMDNIDEAVAQMKALRAHGVRFALDDFGVGHSSLSYLQRLPIDKLKIDQSFVKNVVVDGTDATLVRTMISVAHNLGLRVTAEGVETDAQRNYLRRAKCDLLQGHFLSEPVAADAISALLRDAQVNLPPQGPPEEQRTLLILDDEENVRRSLIRLLRRDGYRILEAGNAQEALELLAVNEVQVILSDQRMPGMSGTEFLSRVKSLYPQTVRLVLSGFADIGAVTAAINRGEVYKYLTKPWEDDELRGHIQAAFHRVQGSSFDG comes from the coding sequence ATGGACGAACGCAATGGCACCATCCGTCTGCTGCTGGTGGATGACGATCTCGAAGATGTGATGATTGTTCGGGACATGCTGGCGAATCATCCGGACGGCATGCGCATGCGGATCGACGCGGTCTCGGACGAAGCCTCCGCGAACGCGGCGCTCGATTCGCACGCTCACGACGTCGTCCTGCTCGACTACCAGCTGGCCGGGAGTGATGGACTGGACTTGATGGTCGGCCGTGCCCAGGACCCGTCGAGACCGCCCTTCATCGTGCTGACCGGACATGGCAATGCCGAGATCGATGAACGCTGCCTGGCCGCCGGTGCCGCCGATTACCTGACCAAGAACACCCTGACGGCCGACGGCCTGGTACGCAGCATTCGCTATTCGGTGGAGCGCCATCGACTGGCCAAACTCGCGGCCAGACGCGAGGACGAATATCGGCAACTGTTCGAACTCAGCCCGATGCCGATGTGGGTCTACCGGACCGAGTCACTCGCCATCATCGACGTGAACGATGCCGCGCTGCGCCAGTACGGCTATTCCCACGAGGAATTCCTGCGCCTGTCGCTGACCGATCTTCGCCACGACGGCGAACGCGCACGCTTCCTGGCATTCCACGAACAGCACATCGATCAAGTCGAGCCGCACTTCCACGCCGGCATCTGGAACCACCGCCGCAAGGACGGCAGCGAACTGCTGGTCGACATCGTCCGCCGCGACATCGAGGTCGACGGCGAAGCCCATCGGCTGGTCGTCGCCGTGGACGTCACGACGCGACTGAAAGCGGAAGCCGCGATCCGCGAGAGCTACGACACCGCCAACAGCCTGCTGCTGAACCTGGCCGAATCCCTGTTTGTGCTCGACGGGAACGATCGCATCCAGTTCACCAATCCCTCGGCCGCCGCCCTGCTCGATACCGGCGGCGATGCGCTGGTCGGCACGCTGCCGCCCGAGGTCCTGCGTCGCGCCAACCATGAGCCGGTGGAATACACGAATCCCGCCGGCGAGCTTCACTTGCTCGACGTGCACGAGCGCGACATCGTCTGGCACGGCGCACCGGGGCGGGTGATCACCGCGCTCGACATCACCGAGCGTCGCGCCAGCCAGCAACAGATGAATCTGCTTCGGCGCGCCATGGAAGCATCGACCGACGGCGTCGTGCTGGTCGATGCCCGTGCCCACGATCAGCCGCTCGTCTACGTGAATTCGGCATTCGAACGCATCACCGGCTATCGCGCGGACGAAGTGCTCGGCCGCAACTGCCGGTTGCTGCAGGGCGATCAGCGCGACCAGCCGGAGCTGGACGTCCTTCGCCACGCCCTCCAGGAAGGCAGTCGCTGTGAAGTCGTGATCCGCAACCAGCGCAAGGACGGCCGTCTCTTCTTCAATCGCCTCAATGTCTCGCCAGTCGTCGACGACCAGTCGCGGATCACCCACTTCATCGGCATCCAGACCGACATCACCGAACAGCGCCGCAGCGACGACATGCGGCGCTACCTGGAGACCCACGATGCGCTCACCGGGCTGATGCACTACGCCGGCGCGCAGGATCGTTTCGAGCTGAAGCTGGCTGCGGCGAAAGCGGCCGGCCATCGCCTGCTGGTGCTGTTCATCGACATCGATGCCTTCCACACCATCAATGACGCGATGGAATTCGCCGCTGGCGATGCCGCGCTCAAGGCGTTCTCCGTGCGCCTGCGTGGCCTGCTCGGTGCGGACGCGCTGATCACCCGATATGCCGGCGACAAGTTCGTGGTCGGACTGGAGAGCGCCCGGGATGACGTGCCGAGCGTTGAAGTCGCCCTGGACATCTGCAGGCAACTCGCCCTTCCGCTGCTGCTCGAAGGCGTCGGCGAACTTCACCTCACCGCTTCGGCGGGAATCAGCGCCAGCACCGAGGACACCCAGCAGGCTGCGGAACTCACCCGGCAGGCCGAGTTCGCGATGCATCATGCCAAGCAGCGCGGCCGCAATACCGCCACCGCCTTCGACCACGATCTGCAGGAAAATCTGGAAGACCGCGTTCGCCTGGGTTGGCTGATGCGCGAAGCGTTTGCACGCGGCGAGTTCCTGCTGCACTACCAGCCGCAGGTGAATGCGCATGATGGCCAGATCGTCGGCGTCGAGGCTCTGGCGCGCTGGAACAGCAAGGAGCTTGGCCTGCTGATGCCGAAGCGGTTCATCCACATCGCCGAAGCCAACGGCATGATTCTGCCGCTCGGCCAGGCCTTGCTGCGCAGCGCGTGCGAACAGTTGCGGCGCTGGACCAACGAGGGATTTTCAGGACTGGTCGTCAGCGTCAACGTCTCGCCGGTGCAATTGCTGCGCCATGGATTCATCGACGAAGTGCTGGCGATCGTGCGCGAGACCGGCATCGAGGCCGAGGGACTCGAACTGGAACTGACCGAGTCCGTGCTGATGGACAACATCGACGAGGCGGTGGCGCAGATGAAGGCACTGCGCGCCCATGGCGTTCGGTTCGCGCTGGACGACTTCGGCGTCGGCCATTCCAGCCTCAGTTATCTGCAACGACTGCCGATCGACAAGTTGAAGATCGACCAGAGCTTCGTGAAGAACGTCGTGGTCGACGGCACCGATGCCACGTTGGTCAGGACGATGATTTCGGTGGCGCACAATCTCGGGCTGCGCGTGACCGCGGAGGGCGTCGAGACCGATGCCCAGCGCAATTACCTGCGTCGCGCCAAGTGCGATCTGCTGCAGGGACATTTTCTCTCCGAGCCCGTCGCCGCAGATGCGATCAGCGCGCTGCTTCGCGATGCCCAAGTCAACCTTCCGCCACAAGGCCCGCCCGAGGAGCAGCGCACGCTACTGATCCTCGACGACGAGGAAAATGTCCGCCGGTCGCTGATTCGTCTGCTGCGTCGTGATGGTTACCGGATTCTGGAGGCGGGCAACGCGCAGGAAGCGCTGGAACTCCTGGCCGTCAACGAGGTGCAGGTGATCTTGTCCGACCAGCGCATGCCGGGCATGAGCGGTACCGAATTCCTGAGCCGGGTGAAATCGCTGTACCCGCAGACGGTCCGGCTCGTGCTCAGCGGTTTCGCGGACATCGGCGCGGTGACCGCGGCGATCAATCGCGGCGAGGTCTACAAGTATTTGACCAAGCCCTGGGAAGACGATGAACTTCGCGGGCATATCCAGGCCGCATTCCATCGCGTACAGGGTTCGAGTTTCGACGGTTAG